The following are encoded together in the Tripterygium wilfordii isolate XIE 37 chromosome 18, ASM1340144v1, whole genome shotgun sequence genome:
- the LOC119984038 gene encoding dof zinc finger protein DOF3.7-like isoform X1 — MDQWPQGIKVLVKPMEEELASSNNYNPSCTRSNILEMRKPSPQQQLNCPRCNSTNTKFCYYNNYSLTQPRYFCKTCRRYWTEGGSLRNVPVGGGSRKNKRLSSSISASSNPKLPDHHHHHHLNQPNLSKFVSQNPNSNNQGQDLNLAFPGSLQESTHHMPNSASSSSSVELLRTAGNTFVPTTPMPDSYSLMYPSGILFPLQGHHHLKPSLGINRTNNINGVQQEINNGGRVFFPFELSSSNTTTEADHQNKGRGSSTTGYNWTGMINGGSSW; from the exons ATGGATCAGTGGCCACAG GGTATTAAAGTACTGGTGAAGCCAATGGAGGAGGAGCTAGCATCATCTAATAATTATAATCCATCTTGCACAAGGAGTAATATCTTGGAGATGAGAAAACCAAGCCCTCAACAGCAATTGAATTGTCCAAGGTGTAACTCAACCAACACTAAATTCTGTTACTACAACAACTACAGTCTCACTCAACCAAGATACTTCTGCAAGACTTGCAGAAGGTACTGGACTGAAGGAGGTTCTTTGAGAAATGTTCCGGTCGGTGGTGGCTCGAGAAAGAACAAGAGATTatcatcatcaatttcagctTCTTCTAATCCTAAGCTacctgatcatcatcatcatcatcatctaaaccAACCAAACTTATCAAAATTTGTTTCTCAAAACCCTAACAGCAATAATCAAGGCCAAGATCTCAATCTTGCCTTCCCTGGTTCTTTACAGGAGAGTACTCATCATATGCCAAATTctgcttcttcctcttcttctgtgGAGCTGCTTAGAACAGCTGGGAACACCTTTGTTCCGACGACACCGATGCCGGATTCTTACTCACTCATGTACCCATCTGGAATTTTATTTCCTCTGCAAGGTCATCATCACCTGAAACCTAGTCTTGGAATCAATaggactaataatattaatgggGTCCAGCAGGAGATAAATAATGGAGGAAGGGTTTTCTTCCCTTTTGAGCTTTCAAGCAGTAACACAACGACAGAAGCTGATCATCAAAATAAGGGAAGAGGAAGTTCAACCACTGGATATAATTGGACTGGCATGATAAATGGAGGCTCATCATGGTAG
- the LOC119984038 gene encoding dof zinc finger protein DOF3.7-like isoform X2 translates to MEEELASSNNYNPSCTRSNILEMRKPSPQQQLNCPRCNSTNTKFCYYNNYSLTQPRYFCKTCRRYWTEGGSLRNVPVGGGSRKNKRLSSSISASSNPKLPDHHHHHHLNQPNLSKFVSQNPNSNNQGQDLNLAFPGSLQESTHHMPNSASSSSSVELLRTAGNTFVPTTPMPDSYSLMYPSGILFPLQGHHHLKPSLGINRTNNINGVQQEINNGGRVFFPFELSSSNTTTEADHQNKGRGSSTTGYNWTGMINGGSSW, encoded by the coding sequence ATGGAGGAGGAGCTAGCATCATCTAATAATTATAATCCATCTTGCACAAGGAGTAATATCTTGGAGATGAGAAAACCAAGCCCTCAACAGCAATTGAATTGTCCAAGGTGTAACTCAACCAACACTAAATTCTGTTACTACAACAACTACAGTCTCACTCAACCAAGATACTTCTGCAAGACTTGCAGAAGGTACTGGACTGAAGGAGGTTCTTTGAGAAATGTTCCGGTCGGTGGTGGCTCGAGAAAGAACAAGAGATTatcatcatcaatttcagctTCTTCTAATCCTAAGCTacctgatcatcatcatcatcatcatctaaaccAACCAAACTTATCAAAATTTGTTTCTCAAAACCCTAACAGCAATAATCAAGGCCAAGATCTCAATCTTGCCTTCCCTGGTTCTTTACAGGAGAGTACTCATCATATGCCAAATTctgcttcttcctcttcttctgtgGAGCTGCTTAGAACAGCTGGGAACACCTTTGTTCCGACGACACCGATGCCGGATTCTTACTCACTCATGTACCCATCTGGAATTTTATTTCCTCTGCAAGGTCATCATCACCTGAAACCTAGTCTTGGAATCAATaggactaataatattaatgggGTCCAGCAGGAGATAAATAATGGAGGAAGGGTTTTCTTCCCTTTTGAGCTTTCAAGCAGTAACACAACGACAGAAGCTGATCATCAAAATAAGGGAAGAGGAAGTTCAACCACTGGATATAATTGGACTGGCATGATAAATGGAGGCTCATCATGGTAG